From Echinicola soli, a single genomic window includes:
- a CDS encoding 6-bladed beta-propeller, translating into MKLNVILLLLASVFLFQCQQGGETALDMPVIHIDHDKKEVVQLDDFVNDYREIPLEMTRNSTIKYINDIAVSNEHLYIDDVKNGVLQFDMEGKFIKTIGKKADEGPETYVQPTSIAFDEDENAVVIADTYRFKLYKFNLEGKLIDESEKLPAAPFFVKTSKEGYWAVAEKFSNDGDKRYYLEAEIYRFNDDFKITGRFTADHLKLHGAWGGARRQPSLLFYSEYDSLDYFYNPVLLPPRAYSGKFVRDTLYQVKEDRLLPKVRFEFSREAWDGEKKVYHLRKVMAHNNYYLVTYDYRSTPYLFIYDRTTEEGKVVKEGFSVPGLEEEYMPHSKSNGQLYLIVQHPPKPGEVEPNPSIILF; encoded by the coding sequence ATGAAACTTAACGTAATCTTACTTTTGTTGGCCAGTGTTTTTCTTTTTCAATGCCAACAGGGAGGTGAGACAGCACTGGATATGCCTGTCATTCATATTGATCATGATAAAAAGGAAGTGGTTCAGCTGGATGATTTTGTCAATGATTACAGAGAAATTCCTTTGGAAATGACCCGGAATAGCACCATCAAGTACATCAATGATATTGCTGTTTCTAATGAGCATCTTTATATTGATGATGTTAAGAATGGGGTTTTGCAGTTTGATATGGAAGGTAAATTCATTAAAACCATTGGTAAAAAGGCTGATGAAGGTCCTGAGACCTATGTCCAACCAACTTCCATAGCGTTTGATGAGGATGAAAACGCGGTGGTAATTGCTGACACTTATCGCTTCAAATTATACAAGTTCAATCTGGAGGGAAAGCTGATAGATGAGTCTGAAAAATTACCTGCTGCTCCTTTTTTTGTTAAAACCTCCAAGGAAGGATATTGGGCAGTAGCGGAAAAGTTTAGCAATGATGGCGACAAGAGATATTATTTAGAAGCTGAGATTTATAGATTCAATGATGATTTTAAAATCACAGGAAGGTTTACTGCCGATCATTTAAAGCTTCATGGAGCCTGGGGGGGAGCAAGAAGGCAGCCATCTCTACTGTTTTATTCGGAATACGATTCTCTAGATTATTTCTACAACCCTGTCTTGCTCCCTCCTCGTGCTTATTCTGGGAAATTTGTTCGCGATACGCTATATCAAGTAAAAGAAGACCGTCTTCTGCCAAAAGTAAGGTTTGAATTTTCCAGAGAGGCCTGGGATGGAGAAAAGAAGGTCTATCACCTTAGGAAGGTGATGGCTCATAACAACTATTATTTGGTGACATATGATTACAGGAGTACTCCTTATTTGTTTATTTATGATAGAACCACTGAGGAAGGGAAAGTTGTCAAAGAGGGCTTTAGTGTCCCTGGTCTTGAAGAAGAATACATGCCTCACTCAAAATCCAATGGACAACTGTATTTGATTGTCCAACATCCCCCGAAGCCTGGTGAAGTCGAACCAAATCCTTCCATTATTCTCTTTTGA
- a CDS encoding AAA family ATPase has protein sequence MPYPAASSISLIPHHPELSRKLDDFIKHTKQTNLSSPCGLIITGPSGVGKTHLIEQYLNRYRNDYLLVPISHLQQQRNIPYAGIKTGIGEFLRKVYKEMAPDQFESFSVQLKKKLGEHFPLLFDYIPELTLLIEKDTIPPTSPTPKVENQLYSLFSMLFSFLSDFLGKPLLIFIDNMQWMDGSSVNLLHYLLLRLSPEQLRLIGASRESKTDILRVNQLMEWLNFETKKLEIIPLHRLRTEQTHFFLEEILGAPLSPDLHTLFHSLCEGNPSYMQVLAESLKAGKLITLKQGIWSGDISQIQDRFKGQNAREILWDRLKALGSPTLSLLTWLSCIGNYNRQVLLSLFDNNENLLQNSLQEALEIGLLTLQEGDFRFSETYIGEVIYEGIPLTEKANLHYLIGKDILRKDLANLSSTEKVLAAQHLNQSLDLVKEKGDTLLCAKLNLEVGKLQKQDNGYEQARQFLKISSDLFKALPWEKVKDLYWKTNMERAKVEYYLGEYDLAEIHLDHLLERLLDPAKRAESYILKITINNHLGRYRKVVSILREALSELGLTLPAEEANLQAAIDQLKQEIAISAPQGSRSIAPTIHQHFILKLLYVGGMALHHTADTLMIWAALQIISRSKNSEDEGVKAIGYVSYGRMNIIAGNIDHGYLLGSKGLQINQNLQDMQYRCRVFGVFAFYIQPWKKSFDKSVSLLMEGMEAGRKAGDLIGLYILKTHLFNLHFLSGYPLGSLLDFTFEESYPGMELTYYITHYQKSLIRYLSGERSFFSIPRQQPSWLAAKLTIQEERFYRNHVWARYYFLFGHYEQAARCAREANANRKLQEGSPLVPANLVLLFLSVSQNWHNLPPSEAANHLEELKEIRTACDLWYRHAPENYAATYWLLNAEWARINGHQNDRITEQYQKAIQKAGKNHYDLGLANELLAKYLLDQSEKDAAIKHLRQSINAYKDWEGYAKEKQLNQQYQVLLNDRSKDLQPNIETVLRELSGDLELDPLSKKLMVLLMRISGTDRTGIEWIENNGDVLDQKHLSLLPKSDHTAPLPSGLMLMCHRTQAPLIVNDLERESTFSEIAALKNSGVKSFLILPININGYLSMVIYLENSHTQDHFCEDLVRWIRIIANQGGMIIENARTHEKTLLLNKEIRKEIEEKKQLVSFIEQQKNNHLKDLIQTQEDERKRIAGELHDSLGSLLSTIKIQLQGLQTLQSTPTKSQNDTLQKMDEAIEEVRRIAHNMSPVSLRRFGLPSALQTLVEQINASGKMRGELQILGMEERLPEQKELTIYRICQELVQNTLKHAHASHLHLQLINHGDSLNITVEDNGAGMDQQKISSGFGLLGIAAKVQMLNGTFDIESQPGKGFLAVIDIPLGQS, from the coding sequence ATGCCTTATCCAGCTGCTTCGTCCATCTCACTCATCCCCCACCACCCGGAGCTCTCTAGAAAGCTGGATGACTTCATCAAACACACCAAACAAACCAACCTATCCTCCCCGTGCGGACTTATCATCACGGGGCCCTCAGGAGTGGGAAAAACCCATTTGATAGAACAATACTTGAATAGATATAGAAATGACTACTTGTTAGTTCCTATCAGCCACCTTCAGCAACAGCGTAACATACCCTATGCAGGGATAAAAACAGGGATTGGGGAGTTTTTGCGAAAAGTATACAAGGAAATGGCCCCCGACCAGTTTGAATCCTTTTCTGTTCAACTCAAAAAGAAGCTTGGCGAGCATTTTCCGCTCCTTTTTGATTATATTCCTGAGCTGACCTTGCTGATTGAGAAAGACACCATTCCGCCCACGTCGCCTACACCAAAAGTAGAAAACCAACTATACTCGCTTTTTAGCATGCTTTTTAGTTTCCTGAGTGATTTTCTGGGCAAACCGTTGTTGATTTTCATCGATAACATGCAATGGATGGATGGTTCCAGCGTCAACCTACTGCACTATCTTTTACTTCGTTTATCCCCAGAACAATTGCGGCTAATCGGTGCCAGCAGGGAATCAAAGACAGACATTCTCAGGGTAAACCAGTTAATGGAATGGTTGAATTTTGAGACCAAAAAACTGGAAATCATCCCATTACACAGGTTGCGCACTGAGCAGACCCACTTCTTCCTTGAGGAAATTTTGGGCGCCCCCCTTTCCCCTGATCTTCACACCTTGTTTCACAGCCTGTGTGAAGGAAATCCAAGTTATATGCAGGTATTGGCCGAAAGCCTTAAAGCAGGAAAATTGATCACGTTAAAGCAGGGCATATGGTCTGGGGATATCTCTCAAATCCAGGATCGCTTTAAAGGCCAAAATGCCCGTGAAATTCTTTGGGATCGGTTAAAAGCACTCGGTAGCCCCACGCTTAGCTTATTGACCTGGCTTTCCTGCATTGGGAACTATAACCGGCAAGTGCTCCTTTCCTTATTCGATAATAATGAAAATCTTCTTCAGAACAGCCTTCAAGAAGCCCTGGAGATTGGCCTGCTCACTTTACAGGAAGGTGATTTTCGTTTTTCCGAAACGTATATTGGCGAAGTGATCTATGAAGGCATTCCTCTTACTGAAAAAGCCAATCTCCACTATCTCATTGGCAAAGACATCCTCCGAAAAGATTTGGCCAACCTCAGCAGTACTGAAAAAGTCCTGGCCGCCCAGCACCTCAACCAGTCACTTGACCTGGTCAAAGAAAAAGGAGATACGCTGCTTTGTGCCAAGCTCAATCTCGAGGTAGGCAAGCTGCAAAAACAGGACAATGGTTATGAGCAAGCCAGGCAATTTCTGAAAATCAGTTCCGATCTCTTCAAAGCCCTTCCTTGGGAAAAGGTCAAAGACCTCTATTGGAAAACCAATATGGAAAGGGCAAAAGTGGAATATTACCTTGGCGAATATGATCTGGCCGAAATCCACCTTGACCATTTACTGGAAAGGTTGCTTGATCCAGCAAAAAGAGCCGAAAGCTATATCCTTAAAATCACCATTAACAATCATCTTGGAAGATACCGAAAAGTGGTTTCCATCCTCCGGGAGGCACTTTCTGAGCTTGGGCTTACCCTCCCCGCTGAAGAGGCCAATCTCCAAGCCGCCATTGACCAACTAAAACAGGAGATCGCTATCTCTGCACCACAGGGTAGCCGTTCTATAGCCCCTACTATCCATCAACACTTCATTCTAAAACTGCTGTATGTCGGCGGTATGGCACTGCACCATACGGCCGACACTTTAATGATCTGGGCAGCCTTACAGATTATTAGCCGATCCAAAAACAGCGAAGATGAAGGCGTGAAGGCCATTGGCTATGTGAGTTATGGAAGAATGAACATCATCGCAGGAAATATCGACCACGGCTATCTGCTAGGCTCTAAAGGGCTTCAAATCAACCAAAACCTTCAAGACATGCAGTATCGATGCCGGGTTTTTGGGGTGTTTGCGTTTTATATCCAACCCTGGAAAAAGTCCTTTGATAAAAGTGTCTCCTTGTTGATGGAAGGTATGGAAGCTGGAAGAAAAGCAGGGGACCTCATTGGCCTGTATATTCTAAAAACCCACCTTTTCAATCTCCATTTTCTTTCAGGATATCCTCTCGGATCCTTGTTGGATTTCACCTTTGAGGAATCCTATCCCGGCATGGAGCTTACCTATTACATCACCCACTACCAAAAAAGCCTTATTCGGTACCTGTCAGGAGAACGTTCATTTTTTTCGATACCCAGACAACAACCCAGCTGGCTGGCCGCAAAGCTGACCATCCAGGAAGAACGATTTTACCGTAATCATGTCTGGGCGAGGTACTATTTTCTTTTTGGGCATTACGAACAGGCAGCCCGCTGTGCCAGGGAAGCCAATGCAAACCGAAAACTTCAGGAGGGTTCCCCGCTGGTACCAGCCAATTTAGTCCTATTGTTCCTTTCGGTTAGCCAAAATTGGCATAACCTACCGCCTAGTGAAGCTGCAAACCACCTTGAAGAACTAAAAGAAATTCGAACAGCTTGTGATCTTTGGTACCGTCATGCTCCCGAAAACTATGCGGCGACCTACTGGCTGCTCAATGCTGAGTGGGCAAGAATAAACGGTCATCAAAATGATCGGATTACCGAACAATACCAAAAGGCCATCCAAAAGGCCGGAAAAAACCATTACGATCTTGGCCTGGCAAACGAGTTGCTTGCCAAATACCTGCTGGACCAATCAGAAAAGGATGCGGCCATCAAGCACCTAAGGCAATCCATCAATGCTTACAAGGATTGGGAGGGGTATGCAAAGGAAAAACAATTGAACCAACAATACCAGGTACTGCTGAATGATCGCTCCAAGGATCTCCAGCCCAATATCGAAACCGTACTGAGGGAGTTGAGTGGCGACCTGGAATTGGATCCATTATCCAAAAAGCTGATGGTACTTTTAATGAGGATTTCCGGTACTGACAGAACCGGCATTGAGTGGATCGAAAACAATGGTGATGTGCTGGACCAAAAGCACCTTAGCCTCCTTCCCAAAAGCGACCATACCGCTCCCCTTCCTTCAGGATTGATGCTCATGTGCCACCGTACTCAGGCACCGCTCATCGTGAATGACCTGGAAAGAGAAAGTACCTTTTCTGAAATAGCAGCGCTAAAAAATAGCGGCGTGAAATCATTCCTGATCCTACCGATAAACATCAATGGCTACCTGTCCATGGTAATCTATCTGGAAAACAGTCATACCCAAGATCACTTTTGCGAAGACTTGGTCAGGTGGATTCGCATTATTGCCAACCAGGGAGGAATGATCATAGAAAATGCCCGAACCCATGAGAAAACGCTCTTGCTCAACAAGGAGATCCGAAAAGAGATCGAAGAAAAAAAGCAGCTTGTTTCCTTTATTGAACAGCAAAAAAACAACCACCTCAAAGACTTGATCCAGACCCAGGAAGACGAACGAAAGCGCATCGCAGGTGAACTGCATGACAGCCTGGGATCGCTGCTTTCTACCATAAAAATCCAACTGCAAGGCTTACAAACCCTACAATCTACCCCAACCAAAAGCCAAAATGACACGCTCCAAAAAATGGATGAAGCCATCGAAGAAGTAAGACGGATAGCGCACAATATGTCCCCGGTATCACTGAGGCGCTTTGGGCTACCTTCTGCATTACAAACCTTAGTGGAACAAATCAATGCGAGTGGCAAAATGCGAGGAGAGCTGCAAATCCTGGGTATGGAGGAGCGATTACCAGAGCAAAAAGAACTCACCATCTACCGCATCTGTCAAGAGCTCGTCCAAAACACACTGAAACATGCACATGCCTCCCATCTGCATTTACAGCTCATCAATCACGGGGATTCACTAAACATCACCGTCGAAGACAATGGTGCGGGCATGGACCAACAAAAAATCTCCAGCGGTTTTGGGCTACTGGGCATAGCAGCCAAAGTACAGATGCTCAATGGCACGTTTGATATCGAAAGTCAGCCAGGTAAAGGCTTCTTGGCTGTTATTGATATTCCATTAGGTCAATCATAA
- a CDS encoding sodium:solute symporter, whose translation MSQSLVFIVISSYFLLLLLISYLTSRKTDELTFYTANRQSPWYLVAFGMVGASLSGVTFISVPGEVGNSSWNYLQFVMGNMVGYAVIAMILIPLFYKLNLISIYEYLRDRFGPKAYLSGSVIFLVSQTIGASFRLFLAATVLQIAFFDAYNIPFFVTVLTTATLIWIYTYRGGIKTIVWTDTLQTTFLLLAVIISIVIICQQLDLSMGEITSVIKESPLSTVFEWDPLSNKNFFKMFFAGVFITITMNGLDQNVMQKNLTCKDQKEAKKNILWFSISFFISNLFFLSLGVLLYYFAAQNNIAIPESTDELYPILALDHFGTLAGITFLLGIIAAAFSSADSALTALTTSFCVDVLKLPSKIHLNQKATRLKVHIGFTALIFVVIIVFDLLNNSSVVSAVFKAAGFTYGPLLGLFTFGLSNKLAVKDKWVPAICLASPVICYILDRNSAQWFGGYQFGFEILLVNGALTYLGLLLAMKK comes from the coding sequence ATGAGCCAAAGCCTAGTATTCATCGTCATTTCATCCTACTTCTTGTTGCTTCTATTGATCAGCTACCTGACCTCGAGGAAAACAGATGAGTTGACTTTTTATACAGCCAACAGGCAGTCTCCCTGGTATTTGGTGGCTTTTGGGATGGTAGGTGCCTCACTATCTGGTGTGACTTTTATTTCCGTTCCTGGTGAAGTCGGCAATTCTTCATGGAATTATCTGCAATTCGTAATGGGCAATATGGTGGGATACGCGGTTATTGCCATGATATTGATCCCACTCTTTTATAAACTCAACCTGATCAGCATTTATGAATACCTCAGGGACCGTTTTGGCCCGAAGGCTTACCTTTCAGGTTCAGTGATCTTCTTGGTTTCTCAAACAATCGGGGCATCCTTCCGGCTGTTTTTAGCTGCTACTGTATTACAGATTGCTTTTTTTGATGCGTATAACATACCCTTTTTTGTCACAGTACTGACCACAGCGACGCTGATCTGGATATACACATACAGAGGCGGCATCAAGACCATCGTATGGACAGACACTTTACAGACGACCTTTCTGCTACTGGCCGTGATCATCAGTATTGTGATCATCTGCCAGCAGCTTGACCTGAGCATGGGCGAGATCACCAGTGTCATCAAAGAAAGCCCGCTCTCGACAGTTTTTGAATGGGATCCTTTGTCCAATAAAAACTTCTTCAAAATGTTCTTTGCCGGGGTGTTCATCACCATTACCATGAACGGCCTGGACCAAAATGTCATGCAGAAAAACCTCACCTGTAAAGACCAAAAGGAGGCAAAAAAGAACATTTTATGGTTTTCGATCAGCTTCTTTATCTCCAACCTGTTTTTTCTGTCACTGGGCGTACTGCTGTATTATTTTGCCGCCCAGAACAACATTGCCATTCCGGAAAGCACTGATGAGCTTTACCCTATCCTTGCATTGGATCATTTTGGTACATTGGCAGGTATTACCTTTCTGCTTGGAATTATAGCGGCTGCTTTTTCAAGTGCTGATTCGGCCTTGACAGCACTGACTACGTCCTTTTGTGTGGATGTGCTGAAGTTACCATCAAAAATACACCTCAATCAAAAGGCCACTCGCCTAAAAGTCCATATCGGGTTTACTGCATTGATCTTTGTGGTTATTATCGTATTTGACCTTCTCAACAACAGTAGTGTGGTAAGCGCGGTCTTCAAGGCTGCGGGCTTTACCTATGGCCCGCTGTTGGGATTGTTCACCTTTGGTCTGTCCAACAAACTGGCCGTTAAGGACAAGTGGGTACCGGCCATTTGCCTTGCCTCTCCTGTAATTTGTTACATCTTGGACCGCAATTCGGCCCAGTGGTTTGGTGGCTACCAATTTGGTTTTGAAATCCTCCTGGTCAATGGCGCACTGACATATTTAGGCCTATTACTGGCGATGAAAAAGTAA
- a CDS encoding glycoside hydrolase family 10 protein — MIFTWKQTAALALISLLICVSAMAQESPKRELRAAWIATVNNIDWPSQPGLSAAEQKEEYVNLLDTLAAAGMNAIVMQIRPTADTFYPSSFEPWSAYLTGAQARPPVPYYNPLAFMIDEAKKRNMEFHAWFNPYRASNSSGFVPSAGHPLVKHPEWFVQYGGKWYYDPGIPEAQEYVLRSIIEVVKHYDLDAVHFDDYFYPYKIAGEEFPDSDSFSQYGNRFTDIGEWRRYNVDYFVEELSKRIKAEKPFVKFGISPFGVWRNADVDPRGSATKAGQTNYDDLYADVRKWLKEGWIDYVAPQVYWHIGFELAEYKTLVKWWADNSYGRHVYIGQGIYRVGQKGWKDKNEVVNQIQFNRTFPIVKGSMFFSAKTIVQNKENLNSQLEKVYPHPSLPPIMPWISQSAPTAPHHIMATGSPDTGITLNWQASLKEDASYFVIYRFEKEGTLDTNNSAQIIAKVPKSPYAQQSWKDNTIQKRSTYHYYITAVNRLHNESKPSPIITVGTKGKRKQVIGE; from the coding sequence ATGATATTTACTTGGAAACAAACAGCTGCACTCGCACTGATTAGTTTGCTGATCTGTGTATCGGCGATGGCCCAAGAATCTCCTAAGCGAGAGCTAAGAGCGGCCTGGATCGCTACGGTCAACAACATCGACTGGCCAAGCCAACCTGGACTTTCTGCTGCTGAGCAAAAAGAAGAATATGTCAACCTTCTGGACACCCTTGCTGCTGCCGGGATGAATGCCATCGTCATGCAGATCCGCCCTACAGCCGACACTTTCTACCCTTCCAGTTTTGAACCTTGGTCCGCTTATCTCACGGGGGCACAGGCGCGACCACCTGTACCCTATTACAATCCACTGGCATTTATGATCGATGAGGCCAAGAAAAGAAATATGGAATTCCATGCTTGGTTCAATCCCTACAGGGCTTCCAACAGTTCCGGTTTTGTTCCTTCTGCCGGGCACCCCTTGGTGAAGCATCCAGAATGGTTTGTGCAGTATGGGGGAAAATGGTATTACGACCCCGGCATTCCAGAAGCGCAGGAATATGTACTTCGGTCCATCATAGAAGTGGTCAAGCATTACGACCTTGATGCAGTACATTTTGACGACTATTTTTATCCTTATAAAATAGCGGGGGAAGAATTTCCAGACAGCGATTCTTTTTCCCAATATGGCAACCGATTTACGGATATTGGCGAATGGAGAAGGTATAATGTGGACTACTTTGTCGAAGAACTCTCCAAGAGGATCAAAGCAGAAAAACCCTTTGTAAAATTCGGTATCAGCCCGTTTGGGGTATGGCGTAACGCCGATGTGGATCCCAGAGGATCTGCCACCAAAGCAGGGCAAACCAACTACGACGACCTTTATGCTGATGTCCGTAAATGGTTAAAAGAAGGGTGGATCGATTATGTCGCGCCACAGGTTTATTGGCACATCGGCTTTGAACTGGCAGAATATAAGACCTTGGTCAAATGGTGGGCAGACAACAGTTATGGACGGCATGTTTACATTGGCCAGGGAATTTACCGGGTCGGCCAAAAAGGCTGGAAAGACAAAAATGAAGTGGTCAATCAAATCCAGTTTAACAGGACCTTCCCCATCGTAAAAGGCAGCATGTTCTTCAGTGCCAAGACCATTGTCCAAAACAAGGAGAACCTCAACTCCCAACTGGAAAAAGTTTATCCCCATCCCTCCCTGCCTCCCATCATGCCCTGGATCAGCCAATCTGCACCAACTGCTCCTCATCACATCATGGCAACAGGCAGCCCTGACACTGGAATCACCCTGAATTGGCAGGCAAGCCTAAAAGAAGATGCAAGTTATTTTGTAATTTACCGATTCGAAAAGGAAGGGACCTTGGACACCAATAATTCGGCGCAGATCATCGCCAAAGTACCCAAGTCTCCATACGCACAGCAAAGCTGGAAAGACAATACCATTCAGAAACGGAGTACGTACCACTATTATATCACCGCTGTGAACCGGCTTCACAATGAAAGCAAGCCATCTCCAATTATCACCGTTGGCACCAAAGGCAAAAGAAAGCAGGTAATAGGAGAATAA
- the murQ gene encoding N-acetylmuramic acid 6-phosphate etherase: MSELNSLTTETSSLYEDLEKMNARELLANINQEDQKVATAVQAAIPQIEKLVTATADKMAKGGRLFYIGAGTSGRLGILDASEIPPTYGASPELVCGLIAGGDKAIRQAVEGAEDDLYQAWTDLKTQHITENDVLIGIAASGKTPYVLGGLQTAKAHGILTGSIACNTNALISTKADHPIEVEVGPEFVTGSTRMKSGTAQKLVLNMISTSLMILLGKVKGNKMINMQLSNQKLVKRGIRMILGEIPGLDQETALNLLTSHGSVKKAIEAYQKT; encoded by the coding sequence ATGTCTGAGCTCAATTCTCTCACTACAGAAACTTCCTCTCTTTATGAGGACTTAGAAAAGATGAATGCCCGTGAACTCCTGGCAAACATTAATCAAGAAGACCAAAAAGTAGCAACTGCCGTACAAGCAGCCATTCCGCAAATTGAAAAACTGGTCACGGCTACCGCCGACAAAATGGCCAAAGGGGGGAGGCTTTTCTATATCGGTGCCGGCACTTCCGGAAGACTGGGAATCTTGGATGCATCCGAAATACCACCTACTTATGGCGCATCACCAGAGCTGGTCTGTGGGCTGATTGCCGGTGGAGACAAGGCCATTCGCCAAGCCGTGGAAGGAGCGGAAGACGACCTCTACCAAGCCTGGACTGACCTAAAAACTCAGCACATCACCGAAAATGACGTCCTCATCGGCATCGCTGCTTCCGGCAAAACCCCATACGTACTGGGAGGTTTGCAGACAGCAAAAGCCCATGGGATATTGACAGGAAGCATTGCCTGTAATACCAATGCCCTGATATCGACCAAAGCGGACCATCCCATTGAAGTGGAGGTCGGGCCTGAATTTGTGACAGGAAGTACCCGGATGAAATCCGGAACTGCCCAAAAGCTCGTCCTGAACATGATCAGCACCAGTCTGATGATTTTGCTCGGCAAGGTAAAAGGCAACAAGATGATCAATATGCAACTCAGCAACCAAAAGCTGGTTAAAAGAGGCATCCGGATGATCCTTGGTGAAATCCCCGGCCTGGATCAAGAAACTGCGTTAAACCTATTGACTTCTCATGGTTCTGTAAAAAAAGCCATTGAAGCTTATCAAAAAACCTAA
- a CDS encoding BadF/BadG/BcrA/BcrD ATPase family protein, which translates to MLLIADSGSTKTDWRLVDEEGNTIDSVQCKGLNPYFLTEREIAGVIEKEVLPVARQAEKVIFYGAGCGLAAKVAQVKSAIESVLPVKYPTEVYGDILGAARSLLQDQKGITCILGTGANSCVYDGQEIIGNVPSLGYILADWGSGTVLCKDLIALILQQRIDGEIIDDFHATYPMDLRQMLDKIYNKPQANRYLASFTPFLLKYAHHKACEKILKDNFRKFFEYYVLAYDEKSLSEAITFTGSIAYHFSDFLRSTAAEYGLEINKIVQHPMKGLVKYHCQTVPAIK; encoded by the coding sequence ATGCTATTAATTGCGGATAGTGGATCTACCAAAACCGACTGGAGATTGGTAGATGAAGAGGGAAACACCATTGATTCTGTACAGTGCAAAGGGTTAAATCCTTACTTTTTAACAGAAAGAGAAATTGCCGGGGTAATTGAAAAAGAAGTGCTTCCTGTTGCCCGACAAGCGGAAAAAGTCATATTTTATGGTGCAGGATGTGGTCTTGCTGCCAAGGTGGCCCAGGTGAAATCCGCAATTGAATCCGTCCTTCCCGTGAAATACCCTACCGAAGTCTATGGCGATATTCTCGGTGCGGCCAGAAGCTTGCTGCAAGACCAGAAAGGCATTACCTGCATCTTGGGAACAGGGGCCAACTCTTGCGTGTATGATGGTCAGGAAATTATCGGCAATGTTCCTTCTTTGGGATACATCCTGGCCGACTGGGGCAGCGGAACGGTGCTCTGCAAAGATTTGATCGCCCTGATTCTTCAACAAAGAATAGACGGTGAAATCATCGATGACTTCCATGCCACCTACCCCATGGACCTTCGGCAAATGCTGGATAAAATTTACAATAAGCCGCAAGCAAATCGCTATCTGGCCTCATTTACGCCTTTCCTGTTGAAATACGCACACCATAAGGCCTGTGAGAAGATTCTTAAGGACAACTTCAGAAAATTCTTTGAATACTATGTATTGGCTTACGATGAGAAGTCCCTCTCCGAAGCCATCACCTTCACTGGATCCATCGCTTATCATTTCAGCGATTTTCTTCGCAGTACTGCTGCTGAATACGGATTAGAAATCAATAAAATCGTCCAACACCCTATGAAGGGACTGGTAAAATACCATTGCCAAACGGTACCCGCAATCAAATAA
- a CDS encoding N-acetylmuramoyl-L-alanine amidase, which produces MNYSKCQALFLLSTLGMLLFSCSPKPYANVNKAHKKQVEAQVEKITATPAVKQDVSDTTRLNDLWVGTTNFSIRKPNFVIIHHTAQDSLAQTIHTFTVPHSQVSSHYVIGRDGAVVQMLNDYLRSWHAGKGMWGHDTDLNSSSIGIELDNNGREPFAEAQIESLLKLLKRLKEGYNIPTANFIGHADIAPSRKVDPSAHFPWKKLAEEGFGIWYDDFLLMDIAVPTDEINYKTETVMLEPVPTSFKPKEALKIIGYDVSDLDAAIRAFKLHFIQKDIEAGLNNNDIRILHNLYKKYL; this is translated from the coding sequence ATGAATTACAGTAAATGCCAAGCACTTTTTCTGCTTTCCACGCTAGGAATGCTGCTATTTTCGTGCAGTCCAAAACCCTATGCGAATGTCAATAAGGCCCATAAAAAGCAGGTAGAAGCGCAAGTGGAGAAAATCACCGCCACACCAGCAGTAAAACAGGACGTTTCGGACACCACTCGCCTCAACGACCTCTGGGTAGGCACTACCAACTTTAGTATCAGAAAGCCTAACTTTGTCATCATCCACCATACCGCCCAAGATTCCCTGGCTCAGACTATTCACACTTTTACCGTCCCACATAGCCAGGTCAGCTCCCACTATGTCATCGGCAGGGATGGTGCCGTGGTCCAAATGCTCAATGACTACCTGAGATCCTGGCATGCAGGAAAAGGCATGTGGGGCCATGACACCGACCTGAACTCCTCCTCCATCGGTATAGAACTGGACAATAACGGCCGTGAACCTTTTGCTGAGGCCCAAATAGAAAGCCTGCTGAAGCTTTTAAAAAGATTGAAGGAAGGGTATAACATCCCGACGGCCAACTTCATTGGGCATGCCGACATTGCCCCTTCCAGAAAAGTGGATCCCAGTGCCCATTTCCCATGGAAAAAACTTGCTGAAGAAGGCTTTGGCATTTGGTATGATGATTTTTTGCTTATGGACATCGCCGTGCCAACAGATGAAATAAACTATAAAACCGAGACGGTTATGCTGGAACCTGTCCCAACTTCGTTTAAGCCAAAGGAAGCCTTGAAAATCATCGGATATGATGTAAGTGACCTGGATGCTGCCATCCGCGCCTTTAAACTTCATTTTATCCAGAAGGATATTGAAGCCGGCCTCAATAATAATGACATTAGGATCCTGCACAACCTCTACAAAAAATACCTGTAA